Proteins encoded in a region of the Candidatus Nitrospira nitrificans genome:
- a CDS encoding c-type cytochrome, giving the protein MGALGKPIILMVAMYVFLKFVLPNIPGSAPLPSSLIFLYLLLTAAGIVIFETLSGESKDAFWGPMQRFLTGENIGGLTVLRYGVLVLFPLLVGWQTYGSTASSDAPPAESRTIHPAPPGEYTGLSNPVPKTPENIMQGKGFYAAFCSPCHGGNFDGKGPAARGYNPPPANFADPTTIAMLQESYLFWRIKKGGVGLPIEGAPWKSAMPRWEAELPDEWIWKIILGEYDGAHQSPRTWE; this is encoded by the coding sequence ATGGGCGCGTTAGGGAAACCGATCATACTGATGGTAGCTATGTATGTGTTCCTGAAGTTCGTGCTGCCGAATATCCCAGGCTCAGCGCCCCTTCCCTCCAGCCTCATATTTCTGTATCTCCTGCTGACTGCGGCCGGCATCGTCATTTTTGAGACATTGAGCGGAGAATCAAAAGATGCCTTTTGGGGACCGATGCAACGGTTTCTGACCGGGGAGAATATCGGAGGGTTGACGGTGCTTCGCTATGGGGTTCTGGTTCTGTTTCCTCTGCTGGTAGGCTGGCAAACGTACGGCAGCACCGCCTCGAGTGATGCGCCGCCGGCGGAGAGTAGAACGATACATCCTGCGCCGCCCGGGGAGTATACGGGGCTGTCGAACCCTGTCCCGAAGACTCCGGAAAATATCATGCAGGGCAAAGGGTTTTATGCGGCTTTTTGCTCCCCTTGTCATGGTGGAAATTTTGACGGCAAAGGGCCTGCCGCAAGAGGGTATAATCCGCCGCCGGCCAATTTTGCCGATCCGACGACGATCGCCATGTTACAGGAAAGTTACCTCTTCTGGCGGATCAAGAAAGGCGGCGTCGGACTTCCGATCGAGGGCGCGCCATGGAAGTCCGCCATGCCTCGTTGGGAAGCGGAATTGCCGGACGAATGGATTTGGAAGATTATCCTGGGCGAATACGACGGAGCCCATCAGTCCCCACGAACATGGGAGTAA
- a CDS encoding c-type cytochrome: MSLGLLSSCGGEQGGEGPIVPPPPPPAEYADKHMPADWWGDAQKFEQGRKLYVGETNPDVNCASCHGKDGKPVKAGATDFRNPERMKLYSDSVWFWRISEGVPNTKMKGWKSKLSDEDRWKLVLYERNFAMAGKTWSEEKKQWVDSGGLAVVLTDAK; this comes from the coding sequence ATGAGTCTCGGGCTGTTGTCGAGTTGCGGTGGAGAGCAAGGCGGAGAGGGGCCGATCGTGCCGCCGCCTCCCCCTCCGGCTGAATATGCCGATAAACATATGCCGGCAGACTGGTGGGGGGATGCTCAGAAGTTTGAGCAAGGGCGGAAGTTGTACGTGGGTGAGACAAATCCCGACGTGAATTGTGCCAGCTGCCATGGCAAAGACGGAAAGCCGGTGAAGGCGGGAGCCACCGATTTCAGAAATCCTGAGAGGATGAAGCTTTATTCAGACTCTGTGTGGTTCTGGCGCATCTCCGAGGGTGTACCCAATACCAAGATGAAGGGCTGGAAGAGCAAGCTCTCAGATGAAGATCGTTGGAAGCTTGTGCTGTATGAGCGGAATTTTGCAATGGCGGGAAAGACCTGGAGTGAAGAGAAAAAGCAGTGGGTCGATTCCGGAGGTCTTGCGGTAGTCTTGACCGACGCTAAGTAG
- a CDS encoding QcrA and Rieske domain-containing protein: MLQPKLKSKVRCTDHDIGEVTKVVLDPLSHEISHIVVSMNGSGERQVAMGHVQVVTDDLVQLRAPSTEILALPPFKRDDYVTTHEVEISHLEDHIHVTPGEVLVPLPDLEKSVKRRTFFMNFTNVIGFLIGLPIAYPIVRFLMKPMYADFDNEWLKVGNVSKIKQDDVGVQFKYKKKVKEVYMPEAEVDKNVWVLRATPELLERVYQGKDAEFRDARGRTIWTNKKDVPYLAFSGKCPHLGCAFKWRQHKSLGQVFLCPCHLSIYDAAGQVLDGPAPRALDALPVRVSAAGEVEVIDMEFKAGTKSQIRII; this comes from the coding sequence ATGCTGCAACCGAAGCTGAAATCCAAGGTCCGGTGCACCGACCACGACATTGGTGAAGTCACGAAGGTCGTGCTCGATCCGCTTTCCCACGAGATCAGCCACATCGTGGTGTCGATGAACGGGAGCGGCGAACGGCAAGTCGCCATGGGCCATGTCCAGGTCGTGACGGACGATCTTGTGCAGTTGCGCGCGCCGTCAACGGAAATTCTCGCGTTACCTCCTTTCAAGCGGGACGACTATGTCACCACGCATGAAGTGGAGATCTCGCATCTCGAAGACCATATCCATGTGACTCCGGGCGAGGTGTTGGTGCCTCTGCCGGATTTGGAGAAAAGTGTCAAACGCCGCACGTTTTTCATGAATTTCACCAACGTCATCGGGTTTTTGATCGGTCTTCCCATTGCGTATCCGATCGTCCGCTTTCTCATGAAGCCGATGTACGCGGATTTCGACAACGAATGGTTGAAGGTCGGGAATGTCAGCAAGATCAAGCAGGACGACGTTGGTGTGCAGTTTAAGTACAAAAAAAAGGTCAAAGAAGTGTATATGCCGGAGGCCGAAGTCGATAAAAACGTCTGGGTGTTGCGCGCCACTCCGGAGCTTCTTGAGAGAGTGTATCAAGGGAAGGATGCCGAATTCCGTGATGCCAGAGGGAGGACGATCTGGACCAACAAGAAAGACGTTCCCTACCTGGCGTTCTCCGGCAAGTGCCCGCATTTGGGGTGCGCGTTCAAGTGGCGGCAACATAAATCACTCGGACAGGTGTTTCTCTGCCCGTGCCATCTCAGCATTTACGATGCTGCGGGACAGGTGCTCGACGGTCCGGCTCCGCGCGCGCTCGACGCCTTGCCCGTGAGGGTTTCTGCGGCGGGGGAAGTTGAGGTCATCGACATGGAGTTCAAGGCCGGTACGAAGTCGCAAATTCGGATCATTTGA
- the hpnH gene encoding adenosyl-hopene transferase HpnH, producing MAVPISQMYTVATYVLSQKLKGVKRYPLVLMLEPLFRCNLACAGCGKIQYPDHILDKRLTPEQCWAAAEECGAPMVSIPGGEPLIHPEIAKIVQGLVDRKKYIYLCTNAILLERKLDEYQPSKYLTFSVHMDGLKDEHDLAVCRDGVYEVAVRAIKAALKRGHRVTTNTTLFDDANPERVRTFFDEMMALGVEGMTISPGYSYQKAPDQQHFLKRARIQELFSKILARPKPGWQFNQSPLFLDFLMGRREYQCTPWGNPTYNVFGWQKPCYLLQEGYAATFQELMDSTEWERYGTGRNEKCADCMVHCGYEASAVEDTFSTASGFVRTAKLTLSPTSR from the coding sequence ATGGCTGTTCCGATTTCCCAGATGTATACCGTGGCGACGTATGTGCTCTCCCAGAAGCTGAAGGGAGTGAAGCGATATCCCTTGGTACTGATGCTCGAACCACTCTTTCGATGCAACCTGGCGTGCGCGGGCTGTGGGAAGATCCAGTATCCCGATCATATCCTCGACAAGCGGTTGACGCCTGAACAATGCTGGGCGGCGGCGGAAGAATGCGGAGCGCCCATGGTGAGTATTCCAGGAGGGGAGCCGCTCATTCATCCTGAAATCGCCAAAATCGTCCAGGGCTTGGTGGACCGAAAGAAATATATTTATCTTTGTACGAACGCCATTCTCTTGGAGCGAAAGCTGGACGAGTATCAGCCTTCGAAGTACCTGACCTTCAGCGTCCATATGGATGGACTCAAGGACGAACACGATTTAGCCGTCTGTCGGGACGGGGTCTATGAAGTGGCTGTCAGGGCGATCAAGGCGGCACTCAAGCGCGGGCATCGGGTGACGACCAACACCACCTTATTCGATGATGCGAATCCAGAGCGGGTCAGAACATTTTTCGATGAAATGATGGCGCTCGGCGTCGAAGGGATGACCATCTCTCCAGGGTATAGTTATCAAAAGGCCCCGGATCAGCAACATTTTTTGAAGCGGGCGCGAATTCAGGAACTCTTTTCCAAGATCCTTGCTCGCCCCAAGCCGGGTTGGCAGTTCAATCAATCACCCTTGTTTTTGGATTTCCTTATGGGTCGGCGTGAGTATCAATGCACGCCATGGGGGAACCCAACGTACAACGTCTTCGGATGGCAGAAGCCCTGCTATTTACTCCAAGAAGGATATGCCGCGACCTTCCAGGAACTGATGGACTCGACGGAGTGGGAGCGGTATGGGACCGGCCGAAATGAAAAGTGCGCCGATTGCATGGTGCATTGCGGCTACGAGGCATCGGCCGTTGAGGATACGTTCAGCACGGCCTCTGGATTTGTGAGGACAGCTAAATTGACCCTGTCGCCTACGTCTCGTTAA
- a CDS encoding cytochrome ubiquinol oxidase subunit I, which produces MKKLSRSLLTLAAILAPCVLGVAGVSAQESGMSPVEFPYTGNRTAVWIVAQLHILFAAFILGAPIFVVISEWLGYRKQDPRYDRLAKEITKVTVILFSMTAVTGGLFIFVLLAAYPQFTTSFINQFYMVFAILYPALFIAETILMYAYLYTWDMWKGEKKGRHIALGVLLNLVCLLILFVINGPTSFMNTPPKAEGVSPQDFIAAATLWDKIANQSWFPLSLHRIDGNVAFGGFIAGMIAAYMYMGAKTQEERAYYDWMGFAAIWIAVGGSLLQPFTGLLLAYEMCDYDFSFCPYMMADQLSMFFEMQGVMIGLLFLAINYYSWLSLKRIEGADNVRITILAPIVLVVLLPVTMWVMNTYWIPDPMSLVFLLPLAVSPFLLGRFVPMTVSARTVIKIGFIVMLLSDAVWLTPAGFVATGTDMPDEMKLPEGWDYLASMPAKLSAILTLVFVTVVNFVLYNRTIKQGTILWGKIDFASQFVLIFLAFTSTWIMGLMGAVRSLLKKYFHTYSLVSDLGPESFTPTLSYSAGWITAITVVFIAVVSVAALVALRTSVARVREPEGSAVPIAAK; this is translated from the coding sequence GTGAAAAAACTGTCGCGCAGTCTCCTGACTCTTGCAGCAATTCTGGCGCCGTGTGTGCTTGGTGTCGCCGGCGTGAGCGCCCAGGAGTCTGGGATGTCTCCGGTGGAGTTTCCGTACACGGGTAATCGAACGGCTGTATGGATCGTCGCCCAGCTTCATATCTTGTTTGCCGCGTTCATCCTGGGCGCGCCGATCTTTGTCGTCATTTCGGAGTGGTTGGGCTATCGGAAGCAAGACCCACGTTATGATCGACTGGCGAAAGAGATCACAAAGGTCACGGTCATCCTCTTCAGCATGACGGCTGTGACCGGCGGTTTGTTTATTTTCGTCCTACTTGCGGCCTATCCGCAGTTTACCACGTCGTTCATTAATCAATTTTATATGGTCTTTGCGATTCTCTATCCGGCGTTGTTTATCGCCGAGACCATTCTCATGTATGCCTATCTCTATACATGGGATATGTGGAAGGGCGAAAAGAAAGGGCGTCATATCGCCTTGGGCGTGCTCTTGAATCTCGTGTGTTTGCTGATCTTGTTCGTGATCAATGGCCCCACGTCGTTCATGAATACACCGCCGAAGGCCGAGGGGGTTTCGCCTCAAGATTTTATCGCCGCGGCTACCTTGTGGGATAAGATTGCCAATCAAAGTTGGTTCCCTCTGAGTCTTCACCGGATTGATGGGAATGTGGCGTTCGGGGGTTTTATCGCCGGGATGATCGCTGCCTACATGTATATGGGGGCCAAGACGCAGGAGGAGAGGGCCTACTACGATTGGATGGGTTTCGCCGCCATTTGGATTGCGGTGGGTGGGTCATTGTTACAGCCGTTCACGGGACTCTTGTTGGCCTACGAAATGTGCGATTACGATTTTTCGTTTTGTCCGTACATGATGGCCGACCAGCTGTCCATGTTCTTTGAAATGCAGGGGGTGATGATCGGGCTCCTGTTCTTGGCTATCAACTATTACAGTTGGCTCAGCCTCAAGCGAATCGAAGGCGCGGACAATGTTCGGATCACCATTCTCGCGCCTATCGTCTTGGTGGTGTTGCTCCCCGTCACGATGTGGGTCATGAATACCTATTGGATTCCAGATCCGATGTCCCTGGTATTCCTCCTGCCCTTAGCGGTATCGCCGTTCCTGCTGGGTCGGTTCGTTCCAATGACCGTTTCCGCGAGGACCGTCATCAAGATCGGCTTTATCGTCATGCTCCTCAGCGATGCCGTCTGGCTGACTCCGGCCGGATTTGTGGCCACCGGCACCGATATGCCGGATGAGATGAAGTTGCCGGAGGGATGGGACTATCTGGCGTCGATGCCGGCAAAACTTTCTGCGATTTTGACGTTGGTGTTCGTAACGGTTGTCAACTTCGTTCTGTATAACCGGACCATCAAGCAAGGCACGATTCTCTGGGGAAAAATCGACTTCGCGTCGCAATTCGTGTTGATTTTCCTGGCCTTCACCTCGACATGGATCATGGGTTTGATGGGGGCGGTGCGGTCATTGCTCAAAAAATATTTCCATACCTATAGTTTGGTGTCGGATCTCGGCCCGGAATCGTTTACTCCGACGCTTTCGTATTCCGCGGGATGGATTACAGCGATTACCGTCGTGTTTATCGCGGTCGTTAGCGTGGCTGCGCTTGTGGCTCTTCGGACTTCCGTTGCGCGGGTGCGGGAGCCGGAGGGAAGCGCCGTTCCGATCGCGGCCAAATAA
- a CDS encoding cytochrome ubiquinol oxidase subunit I has translation MSAIRQETETIQSAFRTVRNQGGWFGGLLLTAVWLALPSLGIAAEGTAAGPTEYRDIPYVGSRNLVWIVAQLHLLLAGFVLGVPIFAWLCEVIAWRGGEKRYDKLAKEFTKLLTSAYATTALFGGILLFLLVSFYPKLMNYLTDVFFPSFLLYCFLFLLETATLYLYWYGWDAMQHGRKKTLHVFLGFLLNFFALFIMIVPNAWATFQSSPVVISDGTAFERAWAATWNPTWWPINIHRLIANVVLGGYICGAYAGVRYLSVKSAEEREHYDWMGYVGNFIGVFGLLALPFAGYWLMREIYQYNQQMGITLMGGFLSWLFIIQAMLIGVLFLGSNYYFWLGITYRIPGSEQKYRRAMLMMLISLLLCLAVWMTPHSLVASIEEAQKMGGAHHPLLGVLGVMSAKMTVSNLMILITFMSFVMYWRAGKQDTAGWAKLGKAVMGAVLVLASIAVIVLGVWGYFVPAIVRINYFSTSQVAIVGFVILTITPLTALLLKSAKTTTEMVWGSMPPRAGYALVLNAVMVILLMTLMGYARSSSRVHWHVYGVMRDTSPYAYSPALGSASLIMAFCTFFFCILVAFIFWVATMGDKYKTASGTGKGDLPHGIPAMAGGAPEERPQQ, from the coding sequence GTGAGTGCCATACGACAAGAGACGGAAACGATTCAATCAGCTTTTCGAACCGTCAGAAACCAGGGCGGATGGTTCGGAGGTCTCTTGTTGACGGCAGTCTGGCTGGCGCTTCCTTCGCTCGGCATCGCGGCGGAAGGCACGGCGGCCGGTCCGACGGAATATCGGGATATCCCCTATGTCGGCAGTCGGAATCTCGTATGGATCGTGGCGCAGTTGCATCTCCTGCTTGCCGGATTTGTCTTGGGCGTGCCCATCTTCGCATGGCTCTGCGAGGTGATCGCTTGGCGAGGGGGCGAAAAACGTTACGATAAGCTCGCAAAAGAGTTTACCAAGCTCCTGACCTCTGCCTATGCGACCACCGCGTTGTTCGGCGGGATCTTGTTGTTTCTCTTAGTCTCGTTTTACCCCAAGCTGATGAACTATTTGACGGACGTCTTTTTCCCTTCCTTTTTGCTCTATTGCTTCCTGTTCTTATTGGAAACGGCGACGCTGTATCTGTACTGGTACGGATGGGATGCCATGCAGCACGGCAGGAAGAAGACCTTGCACGTGTTTCTTGGGTTTCTCCTGAACTTCTTCGCTTTGTTCATTATGATTGTGCCCAATGCCTGGGCCACGTTCCAGTCCAGCCCGGTCGTGATTTCAGACGGGACCGCCTTTGAAAGGGCCTGGGCCGCGACGTGGAACCCGACGTGGTGGCCGATCAATATCCATCGGCTCATCGCCAACGTCGTGCTGGGCGGATACATCTGTGGAGCCTATGCAGGCGTCCGGTACTTATCGGTCAAGAGCGCCGAAGAACGGGAGCATTACGATTGGATGGGGTATGTCGGCAACTTTATCGGCGTGTTCGGTCTGCTGGCCCTGCCGTTTGCCGGCTATTGGCTCATGCGGGAGATCTACCAGTACAACCAGCAGATGGGCATTACGCTGATGGGGGGATTCCTGTCCTGGCTCTTCATCATTCAGGCCATGTTGATCGGGGTGCTGTTCCTCGGATCGAACTATTACTTCTGGCTTGGGATTACCTATCGCATCCCCGGGTCGGAGCAAAAATACCGCCGAGCCATGTTGATGATGCTGATCAGTTTATTGCTGTGTTTGGCTGTGTGGATGACCCCGCACTCGCTGGTCGCCAGCATTGAAGAGGCTCAGAAAATGGGAGGGGCTCATCACCCGTTGCTTGGGGTTCTCGGTGTCATGTCGGCTAAAATGACGGTGTCGAATCTCATGATTCTGATTACCTTCATGAGCTTCGTCATGTATTGGCGGGCTGGGAAGCAAGATACAGCGGGATGGGCGAAGCTGGGAAAGGCGGTCATGGGCGCCGTGTTGGTGCTGGCCAGCATCGCCGTCATCGTCCTTGGGGTATGGGGCTACTTTGTCCCGGCGATCGTTCGCATCAATTATTTCTCTACCTCTCAGGTCGCGATCGTGGGCTTCGTCATTCTCACGATCACCCCCTTGACAGCGCTCTTGCTCAAGAGTGCCAAGACGACGACGGAGATGGTCTGGGGCAGCATGCCCCCGCGCGCCGGCTATGCCCTCGTCCTCAATGCCGTCATGGTCATCCTCCTCATGACGTTGATGGGTTACGCCCGGTCCTCGTCCCGCGTCCATTGGCATGTGTATGGGGTGATGCGCGATACGTCGCCGTACGCCTATTCGCCGGCTCTCGGCAGCGCCTCGCTGATTATGGCCTTCTGCACGTTTTTCTTCTGCATTCTCGTGGCGTTTATCTTCTGGGTCGCCACCATGGGCGATAAGTACAAGACCGCTTCCGGAACAGGAAAGGGAGACTTGCCGCACGGCATCCCGGCGATGGCCGGAGGGGCTCCGGAAGAGCGGCCACAGCAATAG
- a CDS encoding cytochrome b codes for MDSKQSSPATISDHQPSTMEKLVAFLDERVGLKEMQAKMLNEPIPGGSRWAYVFGSILLFIFAMQALTGTLLMFYYVPTADHAWASTQFIIHDVDYGWFILGYHFWGSSAMVVCVIAHMSQVFLWGAYKKPRELLWIVGLALLGVVITFGFTGYLLPWDQRAFWATTVGVEILDKTPVIGDFIARFLKGGPTPGQMTLSRFFVLHVMILPAALMALAGLHIFLFRVAAPAGPFTGTVEEIKAKTDYFFPRQIWKDMVGMAFVFFSICALALWEPVVLLDEAAPDPGDYHPEPEWYFLFYFQLLRLKLFAGEFGQFMGAVALPVAFMALLVALPFIDKDPERNIFKRPIALISWIAIMVVIVLFTVASVINREFLD; via the coding sequence ATGGATAGTAAACAGTCATCTCCCGCAACGATTTCCGATCATCAGCCCAGCACGATGGAAAAGCTCGTCGCGTTCTTGGACGAACGGGTCGGCCTCAAGGAAATGCAGGCCAAGATGCTCAACGAGCCGATCCCCGGCGGCTCTCGCTGGGCCTATGTGTTCGGCTCTATCTTGCTCTTCATCTTTGCGATGCAGGCGCTGACGGGTACGCTGCTCATGTTCTATTATGTGCCGACGGCGGACCATGCATGGGCCAGTACGCAATTTATCATTCACGATGTCGATTATGGTTGGTTCATCCTGGGCTACCATTTCTGGGGGTCCAGCGCCATGGTCGTCTGTGTGATCGCTCACATGTCGCAGGTGTTTCTGTGGGGTGCCTATAAAAAGCCGAGAGAGTTGCTCTGGATCGTTGGTCTGGCCCTATTGGGTGTCGTCATTACCTTCGGCTTTACCGGCTATCTCCTGCCCTGGGATCAACGGGCGTTCTGGGCGACGACGGTTGGTGTCGAGATTCTCGATAAGACCCCCGTTATCGGTGATTTTATCGCTCGGTTTTTGAAAGGTGGGCCGACTCCCGGGCAGATGACCTTGAGTCGTTTTTTTGTCCTGCATGTCATGATTCTCCCGGCCGCGCTCATGGCCCTTGCCGGGTTGCACATATTCCTGTTTCGCGTGGCCGCTCCCGCCGGTCCCTTCACCGGCACGGTGGAGGAGATCAAGGCAAAGACCGACTATTTCTTTCCCCGTCAAATTTGGAAAGACATGGTCGGGATGGCGTTCGTCTTCTTCAGTATCTGCGCATTGGCTCTCTGGGAGCCGGTGGTCCTCTTGGATGAGGCAGCGCCCGACCCCGGGGACTACCATCCCGAGCCTGAATGGTATTTTCTGTTCTACTTCCAGCTCCTTCGGTTGAAACTGTTCGCCGGCGAGTTTGGCCAATTCATGGGGGCCGTGGCGTTGCCCGTCGCCTTCATGGCTTTGCTCGTCGCGCTTCCGTTCATCGACAAGGATCCCGAGCGAAATATTTTCAAACGGCCGATCGCCCTCATCAGCTGGATTGCCATCATGGTGGTCATCGTCTTGTTCACGGTGGCGTCGGTGATTAACCGGGAGTTCCTAGACTGA
- a CDS encoding glycosyltransferase family 87 protein has protein sequence MEAKPTISRLSEFIRSPLSVRVVKVGLMIAAAVHGYIISFGRSFHFRDIDIHREIGRRFLSGEYLYANDYCYMYLPTTGIYFSPLLILNRNPSLALRYAVAVGCLVITVMLFHRMLCGRSDMNVWSRLVVGIGAGLLTLQFILNDLDDGGPHLILLGILAGGIYAIWVGRERLGAALVGFGIVLKITPALFVLLFLWKRQWRVASYTMLATILWVLLPVLYMGPTSWWEHHTEWTRNAVLSVLDRQAEGRQENELQKANLSLRHTMLRYLVTYPPTHRLRQVDPGYQPVLDLPSPVANGIFGVAALSLLGVFAWSSRRAFQGPGDPTWARDCAGTLVLALLFSPITWDQHLVWMIPAACVVVAAAARLSGALTRTGYIMLAVYVVLTMVLNYEVVGSAKWEALKSYHHLGIAMLILYALFLSSRGTGSDLGSRLGKMPPGHSRMVRDT, from the coding sequence ATGGAAGCCAAGCCTACCATCAGCCGACTCAGTGAGTTCATCAGATCTCCCTTGTCTGTAAGAGTGGTGAAGGTCGGTCTTATGATCGCGGCAGCGGTGCACGGCTACATCATCTCTTTTGGGCGGTCATTTCACTTCCGTGACATCGATATCCATCGCGAGATCGGACGGCGCTTTCTCTCAGGGGAATATCTCTACGCGAACGATTACTGTTACATGTATTTACCAACGACCGGCATCTATTTCTCCCCATTGCTTATCCTGAACAGAAACCCGAGCCTGGCCCTGCGGTACGCGGTCGCTGTCGGATGTTTGGTCATCACTGTCATGCTGTTCCACCGCATGTTGTGCGGCAGATCAGACATGAACGTGTGGAGTCGGCTCGTGGTCGGCATCGGCGCAGGGCTGTTGACCCTGCAATTCATCTTGAATGATCTTGATGACGGCGGCCCCCATCTCATCCTGTTGGGGATTCTGGCCGGCGGAATCTACGCGATATGGGTTGGGAGAGAGCGGCTGGGAGCGGCGTTGGTTGGGTTTGGCATCGTGCTCAAGATTACCCCGGCGCTCTTCGTGCTGCTGTTCCTTTGGAAGCGGCAATGGCGAGTCGCCTCGTACACGATGCTCGCGACGATCTTGTGGGTTCTGCTGCCCGTCCTCTATATGGGACCCACGAGTTGGTGGGAACATCACACGGAATGGACCAGGAATGCCGTGTTATCCGTGCTTGATCGGCAGGCAGAGGGTCGGCAGGAAAATGAGCTTCAGAAGGCGAACCTCTCGCTCCGCCATACCATGTTACGGTATTTGGTGACATATCCGCCGACTCATCGGCTTCGGCAGGTGGATCCGGGATATCAACCGGTATTAGATCTGCCGTCTCCCGTCGCGAACGGGATCTTTGGGGTTGCCGCGCTCAGCCTGCTTGGTGTATTTGCGTGGTCGAGTCGCCGGGCGTTTCAAGGGCCGGGAGATCCTACGTGGGCAAGGGATTGCGCCGGAACCTTGGTCTTGGCCCTATTATTTTCTCCGATCACCTGGGACCAGCACCTGGTGTGGATGATTCCGGCGGCCTGTGTCGTCGTAGCGGCCGCAGCGAGATTGAGCGGAGCGTTAACCCGCACGGGATATATCATGCTGGCCGTGTATGTGGTGTTGACCATGGTCTTGAATTACGAGGTTGTGGGTTCAGCCAAATGGGAAGCGCTGAAAAGTTATCATCATCTTGGCATTGCCATGCTGATCCTGTATGCGCTGTTTCTGAGCAGCCGAGGCACAGGGAGCGATCTCGGCTCGCGTCTTGGGAAAATGCCGCCCGGCCACTCCCGCATGGTCCGTGACACCTAG
- a CDS encoding c-type cytochrome: MSEVAQLQLIALSIIGIGILILLFIKAVFIRVTGFVAIVLGLFSLMSLAVPQLASLPPAEEKIDIASIKTPTDIAAIGQTVFFSKGQCALCHSIGPSESARCPDLKGIGAKLSKDFLYESLTDPQAFVYQDYRHGGVPKEYPATMPAINKDPIGLSKNEILAVIAFLQQMSGEPISVSTSELEMPGQAPPAPVKAAASAPLAIAQAH, encoded by the coding sequence ATGAGTGAAGTCGCACAATTACAATTGATCGCACTGTCCATCATTGGGATCGGAATTCTGATCCTGTTGTTCATTAAGGCCGTGTTTATTAGGGTGACGGGGTTTGTCGCCATCGTATTGGGGTTGTTCTCGCTCATGTCACTCGCCGTTCCGCAGTTGGCGTCTCTCCCTCCGGCCGAGGAAAAGATCGACATCGCCAGCATCAAGACCCCGACGGACATCGCCGCCATCGGGCAAACGGTGTTCTTCAGCAAAGGCCAATGTGCGCTGTGTCATTCCATCGGCCCAAGTGAATCGGCCCGTTGCCCGGATTTGAAGGGAATCGGCGCCAAGCTGAGCAAGGATTTCCTCTATGAAAGCCTGACTGATCCTCAGGCGTTCGTGTATCAGGATTATCGTCATGGCGGCGTGCCGAAGGAATATCCAGCCACGATGCCCGCTATTAATAAGGATCCGATCGGGCTCTCGAAGAATGAAATCTTGGCCGTTATCGCGTTTCTGCAGCAAATGAGCGGGGAGCCGATCTCTGTCAGCACGTCGGAGCTCGAAATGCCGGGCCAGGCACCGCCGGCCCCGGTCAAAGCAGCCGCATCTGCTCCATTAGCCATTGCACAAGCGCACTAG
- a CDS encoding c-type cytochrome has protein sequence MGNIINKLGLGLVVGGVLVAITHSQELPFSFQLLFFIVSLVGALVFILLDARPLGTMSGGKSLLAVIAFWVFMLTVSVAGPSLLPQFDPEDEKAKIGKLLDKERKQSAQGKAEELIARAKALDGQVKALEDRLKGLGGGQAATATSAPPAGNKPPSTAGASAGGDGDIMKVGEEQWQLQECYNCHKLRGEGGKKRGPELDNIGTLLTVDEIQTKIADPKSFMAEGYEKEWQKGIMPNKFKDLMDPKEMQALAAWLGTFKNTSVNTPKPIKKN, from the coding sequence ATGGGGAACATAATCAATAAGCTGGGTTTGGGGTTAGTGGTTGGCGGTGTGCTTGTCGCCATCACGCACTCGCAGGAGCTGCCGTTCTCTTTCCAATTGCTCTTCTTCATCGTCTCGTTGGTCGGGGCATTGGTTTTCATACTGCTTGACGCGCGGCCGCTCGGTACGATGAGCGGTGGGAAGTCCCTATTGGCCGTGATCGCGTTCTGGGTCTTCATGCTGACCGTGTCTGTCGCTGGACCGTCCCTCTTGCCTCAGTTTGACCCCGAAGACGAAAAGGCAAAGATCGGCAAGTTGTTGGATAAAGAGCGAAAGCAGTCCGCGCAGGGTAAGGCGGAAGAGTTGATTGCCCGAGCCAAGGCTCTCGATGGGCAAGTGAAGGCTCTGGAGGACCGGCTTAAGGGACTGGGCGGCGGTCAGGCTGCAACGGCAACCTCGGCGCCTCCTGCTGGGAATAAGCCTCCTTCGACAGCCGGTGCGTCTGCCGGGGGTGACGGCGATATTATGAAGGTGGGTGAGGAGCAGTGGCAACTGCAGGAATGTTACAACTGCCACAAGCTGAGGGGCGAAGGCGGAAAGAAACGCGGCCCCGAATTGGATAATATCGGTACCTTGCTGACTGTCGATGAGATTCAAACGAAGATTGCGGACCCTAAGAGCTTTATGGCCGAGGGATATGAGAAGGAATGGCAGAAGGGCATTATGCCCAACAAGTTTAAGGATCTCATGGACCCCAAAGAAATGCAGGCCCTTGCCGCCTGGTTAGGGACCTTCAAGAACACCTCGGTGAATACCCCCAAGCCGATCAAGAAGAACTAA